The Ornithinimicrobium faecis genome includes a window with the following:
- a CDS encoding response regulator, with translation MGAHGDTGQERPSRPSTGEAAARLLVVDDDALVRAGLVAILQTDPGLQVVAEAADGQAGLEVARARRLDLVLLDIRMPRLDGLRTLEQLRHDRPDLPAAMLTTFADEDYISEAVELGAMGFLLKSDEPRELITMVRAIAAGGAAFSPRVASWLIRSEATARLRRTRTARTAVADLTPRQREILGVLATGASNAEIARTLHLADGTVKQYLKALFDRLGVTNRVQAAILAHEAGLR, from the coding sequence ATGGGTGCCCACGGCGACACCGGGCAGGAGCGACCGTCCCGACCGTCCACTGGTGAGGCTGCGGCGCGGCTGCTGGTGGTCGACGATGACGCGCTGGTGCGTGCCGGGCTGGTCGCCATCCTGCAGACCGACCCCGGCCTGCAGGTGGTGGCCGAGGCCGCCGACGGACAGGCCGGCCTCGAGGTCGCGCGGGCGCGGCGGCTGGACCTGGTGTTGCTCGACATCCGGATGCCACGACTGGATGGTCTGCGCACCCTGGAGCAGCTGCGCCACGACCGACCGGACCTGCCGGCGGCGATGCTCACCACCTTCGCCGACGAGGACTACATCTCCGAGGCCGTCGAGCTGGGGGCGATGGGCTTCCTGCTCAAGTCCGACGAACCGCGCGAGCTCATCACGATGGTGCGTGCCATCGCTGCCGGCGGGGCGGCGTTCTCCCCACGCGTGGCCAGCTGGCTGATCCGCTCGGAGGCCACGGCCCGGCTGCGCCGGACCCGGACCGCACGCACCGCCGTCGCCGACCTCACGCCACGACAACGCGAGATCCTGGGGGTGCTGGCCACCGGGGCGTCCAACGCCGAGATCGCCCGGACCCTCCACCTGGCCGACGGCACCGTGAAGCAATATCTCAAGGCGCTGTTCGACCGGCTGGGCGTGACGAACCGCGTGCAGGCCGCGATCCTCGCGCACGAGGCAGGACTGCGATAG
- a CDS encoding purple acid phosphatase family protein, producing MPTSLTRALAPAAVTAVIVATAALATPTPTSDAPSAPSPTADRIVLNPTTDNATTQSVTWRSATDVTAPQAQISPDTANPWGFQTTTVAADETQEQDTDLGYRHAFHSATFTDLEPGTPYLYRVGDGSAWSPWMPFTTSDPSASRTSLIAMGDIQTGIADQWTRVALAATQDRPGARAMITVGDQINNFNNDAQWDQLLTAAGSTPRQMQWIPAVGNHEYRSTDSGELTPQFRGQFALPDNGPDDFEHFDETVYYTDVDDVRVVTLNSYYRIPLDKADEQRWLDAQAEWLDGVLTDNPREFTIVNMHYPVYSSSPDRANPELRATIEPVLEEHEVDLVLQGHDHAYVSGQRNAAKGRYESGPVFVTSSSSIRQYPLDYSDWLDNGAEIKTAFHSRSTYQLIDVEGRKLTYTAKDSTGQLVDQWTIEHRGDTRKVRHVDGIGVQ from the coding sequence ATGCCCACGTCACTGACACGCGCGCTGGCCCCGGCCGCAGTCACCGCCGTGATCGTCGCCACCGCGGCACTCGCCACGCCCACGCCCACGTCCGACGCCCCGTCGGCGCCATCACCCACTGCGGACCGCATCGTGCTCAACCCGACGACGGACAACGCCACGACTCAGTCGGTGACCTGGCGCAGCGCCACGGACGTGACGGCACCGCAGGCTCAGATCTCACCGGACACGGCCAACCCGTGGGGTTTCCAGACCACGACCGTCGCGGCCGACGAGACCCAGGAGCAGGACACCGATCTCGGCTATCGGCACGCCTTCCACTCGGCCACGTTCACCGACCTGGAGCCGGGCACGCCCTACCTCTATCGCGTCGGCGACGGCTCCGCCTGGTCGCCGTGGATGCCGTTCACGACCTCGGACCCGAGTGCGTCGCGCACCTCGCTGATCGCCATGGGCGACATCCAGACCGGCATCGCCGACCAGTGGACCCGGGTGGCGCTGGCCGCGACCCAGGACCGTCCCGGAGCCCGCGCGATGATCACCGTCGGTGACCAGATCAACAACTTCAACAACGACGCCCAGTGGGACCAGCTCCTGACGGCCGCCGGCTCCACGCCCCGCCAGATGCAGTGGATCCCGGCCGTGGGCAACCACGAATACCGCTCGACCGACTCCGGTGAGCTGACCCCGCAGTTCCGCGGCCAGTTCGCGCTGCCGGACAACGGTCCGGACGACTTCGAGCACTTCGATGAGACCGTCTACTACACCGACGTCGACGACGTGCGCGTCGTGACGCTCAACAGTTACTACCGCATCCCGCTGGACAAGGCCGACGAGCAGCGCTGGCTGGACGCGCAGGCCGAGTGGCTGGACGGGGTGCTGACCGACAACCCGCGCGAGTTCACGATCGTCAACATGCACTATCCGGTCTATTCGTCGTCACCGGACCGGGCCAACCCCGAGCTGCGCGCGACGATCGAGCCGGTCCTCGAGGAGCACGAGGTCGACCTGGTCCTGCAGGGCCACGACCACGCCTACGTCTCCGGTCAGCGCAACGCCGCCAAGGGCCGCTACGAGAGCGGGCCGGTCTTCGTGACCTCGTCCTCCTCGATCCGGCAATACCCCCTGGACTATTCCGACTGGCTCGACAACGGCGCCGAGATCAAGACGGCGTTCCACTCGCGCTCGACCTATCAGCTGATCGACGTCGAGGGCCGCAAGCTGACCTACACCGCCAAGGACTCCACGGGACAGCTCGTCGACCAGTGGACGATCGAGCACCGCGGCGACACCCGCAAGGTGCGCCACGTGGACGGCATCGGCGTCCAGTGA
- a CDS encoding phosphodiester glycosidase family protein — protein sequence MRTRTPSTRRTLGLALAGVLATSTLVAAPLLSTALPGAATAQASEAFPESGLVSVTETGTETVGAGLEHTAYDIVTGAGASKANLFMVDLDVADVGLITAPYVASSQRLDDMAEAAGVRAAINGDFFQIDNEGNHGDIPVTQAAAGAEVLDGEMRSTAVPVGQRYGGTMPKEYNDGNQVIGQLRNGDAVVTRVEMRGFIATDTHGKIDVDALNQYGMERGQIGAYDGQWGRVSRERAACGSEDRRADPCTGDVTEVIITQGVVTSVSPTIGAGQLGKNQIAVIGREGGAATLAELEVGEGVGSNFKPVSPAGKLDWALAGGILVQDGVLAASAGGSAAARVAAGVSADGATLYLLAVDGGQPQSKGTSIRDIGDLTRHLGAHDVMLLDGGGSTTMLSRDSDDAEFELLSKSRVAGLEVLRYIPNGIGIWTD from the coding sequence ATGCGCACGCGCACACCGTCCACCCGCCGCACCCTGGGGCTTGCCCTGGCTGGAGTCCTGGCCACCAGCACGCTGGTCGCCGCGCCCCTGCTGTCCACAGCTCTGCCCGGCGCCGCCACGGCGCAGGCCAGCGAGGCCTTCCCCGAGTCGGGGCTGGTCTCGGTGACCGAGACCGGGACCGAGACGGTCGGCGCCGGACTGGAGCACACGGCATACGACATCGTGACCGGTGCCGGTGCCTCCAAGGCCAACCTGTTCATGGTCGACCTCGACGTCGCCGACGTCGGCCTGATCACCGCCCCCTATGTCGCCAGCAGCCAGCGGCTGGATGACATGGCTGAGGCGGCCGGAGTGCGGGCGGCCATCAACGGTGACTTCTTCCAGATCGACAACGAGGGCAACCACGGCGACATCCCGGTGACCCAGGCCGCCGCCGGTGCCGAGGTGCTCGACGGTGAGATGCGCTCGACTGCCGTCCCCGTGGGGCAGCGCTATGGCGGGACCATGCCCAAGGAGTACAACGACGGCAACCAGGTCATCGGCCAGCTGCGCAACGGAGACGCCGTGGTGACCCGCGTGGAGATGCGCGGCTTCATCGCCACGGACACGCACGGCAAGATCGACGTGGATGCCCTCAACCAATACGGCATGGAACGCGGCCAGATCGGTGCGTATGACGGTCAGTGGGGGCGCGTCTCGCGCGAGCGGGCGGCGTGCGGCAGCGAGGACCGGCGAGCCGACCCGTGCACGGGCGACGTCACCGAGGTGATCATCACCCAGGGCGTCGTGACCTCGGTATCCCCGACGATCGGTGCCGGCCAGCTCGGCAAGAACCAGATCGCGGTGATCGGGCGCGAGGGCGGGGCCGCCACCCTGGCCGAGCTGGAGGTCGGCGAGGGTGTGGGCAGCAACTTCAAGCCCGTCTCGCCCGCCGGCAAGCTCGACTGGGCGCTGGCCGGAGGCATCCTGGTGCAGGACGGTGTGCTCGCGGCCAGCGCTGGTGGCTCGGCCGCTGCCCGGGTCGCGGCGGGTGTGTCCGCCGACGGTGCCACGCTCTATCTGCTGGCGGTCGACGGTGGTCAGCCGCAGAGCAAGGGCACCAGCATCCGCGACATTGGTGACCTGACCCGCCACCTCGGGGCGCACGACGTGATGCTGCTCGACGGTGGCGGCTCCACCACCATGCTGTCGCGTGACTCCGACGACGCAGAGTTTGAGCTGTTGAGCAAGAGCCGGGTGGCGGGCCTCGAGGTGTTGCGCTACATCCCCAACGGCATCGGCATCTGGACCGACTGA
- a CDS encoding aspartate aminotransferase family protein, with amino-acid sequence MSLSTEQSQRDHIKELSRKHVFTSWSAQGALDQLPLAGGEGAHFWDHEGNRYLDLTSQLVNVNIGYQHPKLVAAIQEAAGQLVTIGPGFDSESRAEAARLVSERAPEGMNKVFFTNSGAEAVENAIRLARLHTGRHKLLAAYRSYHGATHGAISLTGEGRRLGSEPGLPGVVHFWGPYLYRSAFYASTEQEESERALEHLRQTLQFEGPDRVAAIILESVVGSNGILVPPAGYLEGVRALCDEHGIMLIADEVMAGFARTGQWFAIQHWDVRPDLITFAKGVNSGYVPLGGVVISDEISATFNERPYPGGLTYSGHALACASAAASINIMEEEGILEHVRQLDEQVLRPGLTALAEQHEVVGDVRGIGAFWAVELVADRETKEPLGAEAMGRIAAACKAEGVWPLIVANRVHVVPPCVITQDEARRALEVLGSALSSV; translated from the coding sequence ATGTCACTGAGCACCGAGCAGAGTCAGCGCGACCACATCAAGGAACTGAGCCGCAAGCACGTCTTCACCTCGTGGTCGGCCCAGGGAGCGCTCGACCAGCTCCCGCTCGCCGGCGGTGAGGGCGCGCACTTCTGGGACCACGAGGGCAACCGCTATCTGGACCTGACCTCCCAGCTGGTCAACGTCAACATCGGTTATCAGCACCCCAAGCTCGTGGCCGCGATCCAGGAGGCTGCCGGTCAGCTGGTCACCATCGGGCCGGGCTTTGACAGCGAGTCCCGCGCCGAGGCCGCCCGGCTGGTCTCCGAGCGCGCGCCGGAGGGCATGAACAAGGTCTTCTTCACCAACTCCGGTGCCGAGGCCGTCGAGAACGCGATCCGCCTCGCCCGCCTGCACACGGGCCGGCACAAGCTGCTTGCGGCTTATCGCAGTTATCACGGCGCCACCCACGGGGCGATCTCGCTGACCGGTGAGGGCCGCCGCCTGGGCTCGGAGCCCGGCCTCCCCGGCGTCGTGCACTTCTGGGGTCCCTATCTCTATCGCTCGGCCTTCTACGCGTCCACCGAGCAGGAGGAGAGCGAGCGCGCGCTGGAGCACCTGCGCCAGACCCTGCAGTTCGAGGGTCCGGACCGCGTCGCCGCGATCATCCTGGAGTCCGTCGTCGGGTCCAACGGCATCCTGGTGCCCCCGGCGGGTTATCTCGAGGGCGTGCGCGCGCTGTGCGACGAGCACGGCATCATGCTGATCGCCGATGAGGTGATGGCCGGCTTTGCCCGCACCGGGCAGTGGTTCGCGATCCAGCACTGGGACGTGCGCCCCGACCTGATCACCTTCGCCAAGGGTGTCAACTCCGGTTATGTCCCCCTCGGCGGCGTGGTGATCTCCGACGAGATCTCCGCGACCTTCAACGAGCGGCCCTACCCCGGCGGCCTGACCTATTCCGGTCACGCGCTGGCCTGTGCCTCCGCGGCCGCCTCCATCAACATCATGGAGGAGGAGGGGATCCTGGAGCACGTGCGCCAGCTCGACGAGCAGGTCCTGCGTCCCGGGCTGACCGCGCTCGCCGAGCAGCACGAGGTCGTCGGCGACGTCCGCGGGATCGGCGCGTTCTGGGCTGTGGAGCTCGTGGCCGACCGCGAGACCAAGGAGCCGCTCGGCGCGGAGGCGATGGGCCGCATCGCCGCCGCGTGCAAGGCGGAGGGCGTCTGGCCGCTCATCGTCGCCAACCGGGTGCATGTCGTGCCCCCGTGCGTCATCACGCAGGACGAGGCACGTCGCGCCCTGGAGGTTCTCGGGAGCGCGCTCAGCTCGGTTTAG
- the cutA gene encoding divalent-cation tolerance protein CutA: MTELTPVQRVPGTSRLIEVRISTPDADTAQALATDIVDRHLAACVQILGPITSIYSWKGETHQALEWLMLAKTTAEMFDDISELVTSQHPYDVPEVIAVTVRHVLDEYGAWVRDVVHGPDLDE; this comes from the coding sequence ATGACCGAACTCACTCCGGTGCAGCGCGTGCCGGGGACGAGCCGGCTGATCGAGGTCCGGATCAGCACGCCCGATGCCGACACGGCTCAGGCGCTGGCCACGGACATCGTGGACCGGCACCTGGCGGCGTGCGTGCAGATCCTGGGCCCGATCACCTCCATCTATTCGTGGAAGGGCGAGACCCACCAGGCGCTGGAATGGTTGATGCTGGCCAAGACCACCGCCGAGATGTTTGACGACATCTCGGAGTTGGTCACCAGCCAGCACCCCTACGACGTCCCGGAGGTGATCGCGGTCACCGTGCGCCACGTCCTGGATGAATACGGCGCCTGGGTGCGCGACGTGGTGCATGGTCCCGACCTCGACGAGTGA
- the dcd gene encoding dCTP deaminase, which yields MLLSDRDILAQIDAGRVRLDPWDPTMVQPSSVDVRMDRYFRLFDNHKYPVIDPAQDQPELTRLVEVERGESFVLHPGEFVLGSTYEEISLPDDVAARVEGKSSLGRLGLLTHATAGFVDPGFTGHVTLELSNVATLPIVLHPGMKIGQLCFFQLSSASEHPYGSSAKGSHYQGQRGPTASRSFQNFHQDEV from the coding sequence GTGCTGCTCTCCGACCGCGACATCCTCGCCCAGATCGACGCAGGACGCGTCCGGCTCGACCCGTGGGATCCCACGATGGTCCAGCCCTCCAGCGTCGACGTCCGCATGGACCGCTATTTCCGGCTGTTCGACAACCACAAGTATCCGGTCATCGACCCAGCCCAGGACCAGCCCGAGCTGACCCGCCTCGTGGAGGTCGAGCGCGGCGAGTCGTTCGTGCTGCACCCCGGCGAGTTCGTGCTCGGATCGACCTATGAGGAGATCAGCCTCCCCGACGACGTCGCGGCGCGCGTGGAGGGCAAGTCCTCGCTCGGCCGTCTGGGCCTGCTGACCCACGCCACCGCCGGCTTCGTGGACCCTGGTTTCACCGGGCACGTCACCCTCGAGCTGTCCAACGTGGCGACGCTGCCGATCGTGCTCCACCCGGGCATGAAGATCGGTCAGCTCTGCTTCTTCCAGCTATCCAGCGCCTCCGAGCACCCCTATGGCTCCTCCGCCAAGGGCTCGCACTATCAGGGCCAGCGCGGGCCGACCGCGAGCCGGTCGTTCCAGAACTTCCACCAGGACGAGGTCTGA
- a CDS encoding cell wall-binding repeat-containing protein, whose protein sequence is MRTTGTGTAARSERRSARRMPSRTGAVLLAGVLALGLAGPALADAPMPDDRQEESADPVAPAADPVLTVPLDRLGGTNRYETSVEISSAQFASADTVYLARADVFADAIAAGSLRDGPVLLVPQCKGIPHVVADEIERLDPTEVVALGGPGSICEDTLQEAAKGREAVRLGGDNRFETAALIAQRAFPNGSDTVYLAEQVESVDAVAGGTLTDGPILLVANGSKNAPSATIEAIRELDPDEVVALGGKLVVTTPALADAAEGRTTLRVAGEDRYATSAAIAQRAFPEGSSRTYLANGRSVADSVVGGVLTRGPILLVPDNCRVPSEPVWRRLGELPPEKVVALGGQQAVCTEQLQTGGRLSVFSAMESGDTARLYDLLTKSRAVNPERYAPSDLVSWRGTSHRLRPETATMLQELFDGAAAAGHPSLWVNSSYRSYNEQQVTYDYWVRTVGKKRADMISAKPGHSEHQLGLAVDVAGTPCGNLYDCFGDTPEGKWVAANAHRYGFIIRYPEGGTGVTGYDYEPWHLRYVGPRAAWMMHVRDEIYWDKYQPRAVSDGTF, encoded by the coding sequence ATGCGCACCACAGGAACAGGAACCGCTGCCCGGTCAGAGCGGCGCAGCGCACGACGTATGCCGTCACGCACCGGCGCCGTCCTGCTCGCCGGCGTCCTGGCGCTGGGCCTGGCGGGCCCAGCCCTGGCGGATGCCCCCATGCCGGACGACCGGCAGGAGGAGTCCGCAGACCCGGTGGCGCCGGCGGCCGATCCGGTGCTCACGGTCCCGCTCGACCGCCTCGGCGGCACGAACCGCTATGAGACGTCGGTGGAGATCTCCAGCGCACAGTTCGCGTCCGCCGACACCGTCTATCTCGCGCGCGCCGACGTCTTCGCCGACGCGATCGCGGCCGGGTCCCTGCGCGACGGCCCGGTGCTGCTCGTCCCGCAGTGCAAGGGCATCCCGCACGTTGTCGCCGATGAGATCGAGCGGCTCGACCCGACCGAGGTGGTCGCTCTGGGCGGCCCGGGATCGATCTGCGAGGACACACTGCAGGAGGCAGCCAAGGGTCGGGAGGCCGTGCGACTGGGCGGAGACAACCGGTTCGAGACCGCGGCGTTGATCGCCCAGCGTGCCTTTCCGAACGGCTCGGACACCGTCTATCTGGCAGAGCAGGTGGAGTCGGTCGACGCGGTCGCGGGCGGCACCCTGACCGATGGCCCGATCCTGCTGGTGGCGAACGGGTCGAAGAACGCTCCGTCCGCCACGATCGAGGCGATCCGTGAGCTCGACCCCGACGAGGTCGTCGCGCTCGGCGGCAAGCTGGTCGTCACCACGCCCGCGCTGGCCGACGCTGCCGAGGGCCGCACCACCCTGCGGGTCGCCGGCGAGGACCGCTATGCCACCTCGGCCGCGATCGCCCAGCGTGCCTTCCCCGAGGGCAGCAGCCGCACCTATCTGGCCAACGGCCGCTCAGTTGCGGACTCCGTCGTCGGCGGTGTGCTCACCCGGGGCCCGATCCTGCTGGTCCCGGACAACTGCCGGGTGCCGAGCGAGCCGGTCTGGCGCCGACTCGGGGAACTCCCGCCGGAAAAGGTCGTCGCGCTCGGTGGACAACAGGCCGTGTGCACCGAGCAGCTGCAGACCGGGGGACGCCTCTCGGTCTTCTCGGCGATGGAGTCCGGCGACACCGCTCGCCTCTATGACCTGCTCACCAAGTCGCGTGCCGTCAACCCAGAACGCTATGCACCCAGCGACCTCGTCAGCTGGCGCGGCACGTCCCACCGGCTCCGCCCGGAGACCGCCACGATGCTGCAAGAACTGTTCGACGGCGCCGCCGCTGCCGGTCACCCCAGCCTGTGGGTCAACAGCTCCTACCGCTCCTACAACGAGCAGCAGGTGACCTACGACTACTGGGTGCGCACGGTCGGCAAGAAGCGGGCCGACATGATCTCCGCCAAGCCCGGCCACAGCGAGCACCAACTCGGCCTGGCCGTGGACGTCGCGGGCACCCCGTGCGGCAACCTCTATGACTGCTTCGGGGACACCCCCGAGGGCAAGTGGGTCGCGGCCAACGCCCACCGCTATGGCTTCATCATCCGCTATCCCGAGGGTGGCACCGGCGTCACTGGTTACGACTACGAGCCCTGGCACCTGCGCTATGTCGGCCCACGCGCCGCCTGGATGATGCACGTGCGCGACGAGATCTACTGGGACAAGTACCAGCCCCGGGCTGTCTCCGACGGCACGTTCTGA